In a single window of the Desulfuromonadales bacterium genome:
- a CDS encoding NAD(P)H-dependent oxidoreductase, with amino-acid sequence MTSRMSILGFAGSLRKDSYNKAILRAALEMVPPDAELKIFDLEGIPPFNQELEDRPAEKVKAFKAGIRAADALLIATPEYNYSIPGVLKNALDSASRPYGDNALDGKPVAIMGASVGMLGTARAQYHLRQCCVFLNMYPLNRPEVLVPFVQDKVDSDGRLTDVKTREKIGEMLEALVSATKKLKAGR; translated from the coding sequence GAAAGGATTCTTATAACAAAGCCATCCTGCGGGCCGCACTGGAGATGGTTCCGCCGGATGCGGAACTGAAGATTTTCGATCTCGAGGGGATTCCGCCTTTCAACCAGGAGTTGGAGGACCGGCCGGCCGAAAAAGTAAAGGCATTCAAGGCCGGAATTCGGGCTGCCGACGCTTTGCTGATCGCCACTCCCGAATACAACTATTCGATACCGGGGGTGTTGAAAAACGCCCTCGACAGCGCCTCACGCCCTTATGGAGACAACGCTCTCGATGGCAAGCCCGTCGCCATCATGGGCGCCTCCGTCGGCATGCTCGGGACGGCCAGGGCCCAGTACCATCTGCGGCAATGCTGTGTTTTTTTGAACATGTATCCACTGAATCGGCCGGAGGTCCTGGTGCCCTTCGTGCAGGACAAGGTTGACTCGGACGGCCGGCTGACCGATGTGAAAACACGGGAGAAGATAGGGGAAATGCTGGAGGCTCTGGTGTCCGCGACGAAAAAGCTGAAAGCAGGCAGATAA